A portion of the Mesobacillus sp. AQ2 genome contains these proteins:
- a CDS encoding GerAB/ArcD/ProY family transporter, whose amino-acid sequence MKILIEVKPQSMVNTMLLVFVIFSMQVGVGIQGFQRVIYMEAKHDAWISVILSGVATAIVGFIMVKTLKAYENTDLYGIQYDVLGKWFGNLLNILFVIYFLGGFHIIVRNYIEVIQAWIFPEVPDWLISLTLLYLVYYGLNGGLRTVVGVCFFSVGLSFWLILLLAYPFQFANLDYLFPMFEASIPEILRGTKQMTFTVVGFEIIYVIYPFLKEKDKVHKYMQVGLFFTTILYLTIMVVSLAYFSGGQLERTIWGTLSLLTIVRFPFIERFEYVAITFWVLLIMPNLMLYMWAATRGISRVFGKKEQKVSWKLLIFLFLTLLYPLTRVQINMMNDYFAKGAFYIVFIYPFLLFGAVLVKKKFFRKKDEANVQKNE is encoded by the coding sequence ATGAAAATCCTGATCGAGGTAAAACCGCAGAGTATGGTCAATACCATGCTGCTCGTATTCGTGATTTTTTCCATGCAGGTAGGCGTAGGCATCCAGGGATTCCAGAGGGTCATTTATATGGAAGCAAAGCATGATGCCTGGATTTCCGTTATTTTGAGTGGTGTTGCAACTGCAATCGTTGGGTTCATCATGGTCAAGACTTTGAAAGCCTATGAGAATACGGACCTCTATGGAATTCAATATGATGTACTTGGAAAATGGTTCGGGAACTTGCTCAATATCTTATTTGTCATTTATTTTCTTGGAGGATTCCACATCATTGTCCGAAATTATATTGAAGTTATCCAGGCGTGGATTTTCCCTGAAGTACCGGACTGGCTGATTTCCCTTACTCTTCTCTACCTTGTCTACTACGGACTAAATGGAGGACTGAGGACAGTGGTAGGAGTATGCTTCTTTAGTGTAGGTCTGTCCTTCTGGCTAATTCTCCTGCTTGCCTATCCCTTCCAGTTCGCCAATTTGGATTACTTATTTCCGATGTTCGAAGCGAGCATTCCGGAAATTTTAAGGGGTACAAAACAAATGACATTCACTGTCGTCGGCTTTGAGATCATCTATGTAATCTATCCTTTTTTAAAAGAAAAAGACAAGGTCCACAAATATATGCAAGTAGGCCTTTTTTTTACCACCATCCTTTACCTCACGATTATGGTGGTCTCCCTGGCCTATTTTAGCGGAGGACAGTTGGAACGGACGATTTGGGGAACTCTCTCTCTCTTAACAATCGTCCGCTTTCCTTTCATAGAAAGATTTGAATACGTGGCTATTACCTTCTGGGTGTTGCTGATCATGCCGAACTTGATGCTCTATATGTGGGCGGCTACCCGAGGTATTTCAAGGGTTTTTGGTAAAAAGGAACAGAAAGTCAGTTGGAAGTTGCTGATATTTTTATTCTTGACCCTGCTTTATCCACTCACCAGGGTACAAATCAATATGATGAACGATTATTTCGCAAAAGGTGCCTTCTATATCGTGTTTATCTATCCATTCCTGCTATTCGGTGCAGTTCTAGTCAAAAAGAAATTTTTCCGAAAAAAGGATGAGGCCAATGTACAGAAAAATGAATAA
- a CDS encoding Ger(x)C family spore germination protein: MYRKMNKIIIAILAIIISGCADPKTLERMGLVTTIGYDTTEDKNVLVTMVLLQIDPEAAQNSIILSAKSETSKGAKNKADLKSPKKLQSGQLRVALVSEEFAQLGIINLVDTLARDPAISNLTYLAVVEGSTHKLLKQKNAGFSDISQLIYKELDQNIKGEKIPSSTLQEVMQDYYAAGTDPVLPTIRGENGEIIITGMALFKNDKMVSKANPDEAFFLKLVNDRYKTGAIEITIPKGGFGIPESIEAPDQMSVVLDTITSKSDINLLNKDNLQFEMKIKLTTRLLEVNQVMDIKNPVLLKKLEDRLSEKITSEIENLVEKARVAGADPFGFGEIYRKSVRGTNLTASKWHKMYPDSKVNVKVDFEILRTGVVE; the protein is encoded by the coding sequence ATGTACAGAAAAATGAATAAAATCATCATTGCGATCCTTGCCATCATCATTTCCGGCTGTGCTGATCCGAAAACATTGGAGCGAATGGGTTTGGTCACAACAATCGGATATGATACGACAGAAGATAAAAATGTTCTTGTAACAATGGTACTGTTGCAAATTGATCCAGAGGCAGCTCAGAATTCCATTATCCTTTCCGCAAAATCAGAGACTAGCAAAGGGGCGAAAAACAAAGCTGATTTAAAAAGCCCTAAAAAGCTGCAATCAGGTCAACTCCGGGTAGCACTAGTCAGCGAAGAGTTCGCACAGCTAGGTATCATCAATCTCGTAGACACCCTGGCACGGGATCCGGCTATCAGCAATCTCACCTATCTTGCAGTCGTTGAAGGCAGTACACATAAACTGCTCAAACAGAAAAACGCGGGGTTTTCCGATATCAGCCAGCTCATTTATAAGGAACTAGATCAAAATATAAAAGGGGAAAAAATCCCCTCGTCAACTCTGCAGGAAGTCATGCAAGATTATTATGCTGCAGGAACTGACCCGGTTTTGCCCACTATAAGGGGGGAAAACGGAGAAATTATCATTACCGGCATGGCGTTGTTCAAGAATGATAAAATGGTCAGCAAGGCCAATCCCGATGAAGCATTTTTTCTGAAATTGGTCAATGACCGATATAAAACAGGAGCAATAGAAATAACCATCCCAAAAGGCGGTTTTGGTATTCCGGAGTCAATTGAAGCTCCTGACCAAATGTCCGTGGTCCTGGATACGATCACAAGCAAAAGTGATATCAACCTGCTCAACAAAGACAACCTCCAGTTCGAAATGAAAATCAAATTAACAACAAGATTGCTTGAGGTCAATCAAGTAATGGACATTAAGAACCCAGTACTACTAAAAAAACTGGAAGACAGACTTAGTGAAAAAATCACCTCCGAAATTGAGAACCTGGTTGAAAAGGCGCGCGTGGCCGGAGCAGATCCATTCGGGTTTGGCGAAATTTACCGTAAAAGCGTCAGAGGCACAAACCTGACTGCATCGAAATGGCACAAAATGTATCCGGATAGCAAGGTTAATGTAAAGGTGGACTTCGAGATTCTGCGGACAGGGGTTGTGGAATAA